One part of the Rutidosis leptorrhynchoides isolate AG116_Rl617_1_P2 chromosome 1, CSIRO_AGI_Rlap_v1, whole genome shotgun sequence genome encodes these proteins:
- the LOC139843144 gene encoding zinc protease PQQL-like, with the protein MRRGRDFQFWKRGVAHKVEHIAFSATKRYTNHDIVDFLESIGTEFGACQNAVTSSNETIYDLFVPVDKPHLLSQALSILAEFSTEIRISADDLEKEKGVIMEEYRAKRNVNGKGVIMYAERLPIGLEEVIRSVSSSEIVTKWYHLQNMVVIIVGDFSDTQIAKVRLLGFSESEINVARKTMSCNHVNS; encoded by the exons atgagacggggtcgagact TTCAATTTTGGAAGAGGGGAGTTGCTCATAAAGTTGAACATATTGCATTTAGTGCAACTAAGAGATACACAAATCATGATATAGTCGATTTTCTTGAGAGCATTGGAACTGAGTTTGGTGCATGTCAAAATGCAGTTACATCATCAAACGAGACAATCTATGACTTGTTTGTTCCTGTTGACAAACCTCATTTGTTATCTCAAGCACTTTCAATTTTGGCAGAATTTAGTACAGAG ATTCGGATATCAGCCGATGATTTGGAAAAGGAAAAAGGTGTTATTATGGAAGAGTATAGAGCAAAAAGGAATGTGAATGGAAAAGGTGTTATTATG TATGCTGAGCGGTTACCTATTGGATTGGAGGAAGTAATCAGGTCAGTGTCGTCTTCTGAGATTGTGACCAAGTGGTACCACTTGCAAAATATGGTGGTTATTATTGTTGGAGACTTTTCTGATACACAG ATTGCTAAGGTTCGTCTACTAGGATTTAGTGAGTCTGAAATTAATGTTGCAAGGAAAACTATGAGTTGTAATCATGTGAATTCTTAA